Proteins encoded by one window of Halichondria panicea chromosome 8, odHalPani1.1, whole genome shotgun sequence:
- the LOC135339584 gene encoding uncharacterized protein LOC135339584 codes for MATFYFGSKTIELTNWVRLNNAPLLLPRASAVQWNDYIFVLASDGTALLYHTTNDMWSVLISCNETLPPEGPPPLALYKGEVLTASINGTVLRYSKRGSQWNECPELKIHLYYRNTYSIAMMSDRSNLYVIMYCGSQPKPRGLLFSFQESCHVFSYSSGHSWEQIGHIRDSHNGSLESAALAGSSLYIQYGGKMYKLAIKGLKTTKLVSPAKKQKTERMTTPKIPPQRGSTLHAIYDELFSFGGRDKDNQPTSDVLRYNTDTDTWESAGYMRSCRYNVAVANIEIGMKKEVFVLGGSFGSKSLHTPLKVHTPTTSSTTSSNDDWECSTSMMETCAVVQSY; via the exons ATG GCCACTTTCTACTTCGGCTCAAAAACGATAGAACTGACCAACTGGGTACGCCTGAACAacgcccccctcctcctaCCGAGAGCATCAGCCGTCCAATGGAATGACTACATCTTCGTGCTAGCTAGTGATGGCACAGCACTGCTCTATCATACTACAAATGACATGTGGTCTGTTCTAATAAGCTGCAACGAAACACTACCACCAGAAGGTCCCCCACCACTAGCCCTGTACAAAGGTGAAGTCCTAACAGCATCCATCAATGGGACGGTGCTGCGTTATAGTAAACGTGGAAGTCAGTGGAATGAGTGTCCGGAGCTTAAAATCCATTTATATTACAGGAACACTTACTCTATTGCAATGATGAGTGATAGAAGCAACTTGTATGTTATCATGTACTGCGGTAGCCAACCCAAACCAAGAGGTTTATTATTCAGCTTTCAGGAATCTTGCCACGTCTTTAGCTACAGCTCTGGCCATAGTTGGGAACAGATCGGTCACATTCGAGATTCACATAATGGTTCCCTTGAATCAGCAGCACTGGCTGGCTCTTCCTTATACATTCAATATGGGGGGAAGATGTACAAACTAGCAATCAAAGGCTTGAAAACTACCAAGCTAGTATCACCAGCAAAGAAGCAAAAAACAGAGCGAATGACAACACCAAAAATACCTCCTCAAAGAGGATCCACTCTCCACGCCATTTACGACGAGCTATTCTCTTTCGGAGGGCGGGACAAAGACAACCAACCAACATCTGACGTGTTACGATATAACACCGACACTGACACCTGGGAGAGTGCCGGCTACATGAGGAGCTGTAGATACAATGTTGCTGTGGCAAACATTGAGATTGGTATGAAGAAAGAAGTTTTCGTACTTGGAGGAAGCTTTGGGAGCAAGAGCTTACATACACCGCTCAAGGTACATACACCGACAACATCAAGCACGACATCATCGAACGATGATTGGGAATGTTCCACCTCGATGATGGAGACGTGTGCAGTAGTACAAAGTTACTGA
- the LOC135339590 gene encoding malectin-A-like translates to MFVSLKWLLQVVQVSCVVSFLLTLQPQVTHAYNVVYALNCGGSKLTDSYGIRYKADNSKVGIPSEFGKTLIISRTRPDDMMLYQTERYHTSSFSYDVPINSDGEYVLILKFAEVYFTYPGGKVFDVVLNQQHTVVPGLDIFSRVGKAAAHDEVVPFTVEGGQLTVGEESSDFDGNLNIEFSKGSADNPKCNAIVVLKGPLEPHDLPAIPPMQESEPEDMDSENDDSVEEEQESKFKRTSGPKVTDPYASDDSWFMPITIAIAVFLPVLFCLCRVR, encoded by the exons ATGTTTGTCAGTTTAAAATGGCTACTGCAGGTAGTTCAAGTCTCGTGTGTGGTCTCCTTCCTTCTAACCTTACAGCCACAAGTAACTCATGCCTACAATGTCGTCTATGCTCTCAACTGTGGAGGATCAAAGCTCACTGACTCATACGGCATACGCTATAAAGCTGACAACAGTAAAGTCGGGATACCGTCAGAGTTTGGCAAAACACTCATCATATCTCGTACTCGACCTGACGACATGATGCTGTATCAGACGGAGAGATATCACACTTCGTCATTCAGCTACGATGTCCCGATAAATAGCGATGGAGAATACGTGCTTATATTGAAGTTTGCAGAGGTGTACTTCACCTACCCTGGTGGGAAG GTGTTTGATGTGGTGTTGAACCAGCAGCACACAGTGGTGCCTGGACTGGATATATTCTCCAGGGTTGGAAAGGCAGCTGCTCACGATGAAGTGGTCCCCTTCACAGTGGAGGGGGGACAGTTGACAGTGGGAGAGGAATCGAGCGACTTCGATGGCAACCTCAACATTGAGTTCTCAAAG GGAAGTGCTGACAACCCCAAGTGCAACGCCATTGTCGTCTTGAAAGGACCACTAGAACCACACG atCTCCCTGCCATCCCTCCCATGCAAGAGTCGGAACCAGAGGATATGGACTCTGAAAACGACGACTCAGTAGAAGAAGAACAAGAGTCCAAGTTCAAGCGAACCTCGGGTCCAAAGGTCACAGATCCATATGCCTCTGATGACAGCTGGTTTATGCCTATCACCATAGCGATAGCTGTGTTTCTACCAGTTTTATTCTGTCTGTGTAGAGTTAGGTGA
- the LOC135339578 gene encoding uncharacterized protein LOC135339578, whose amino-acid sequence MDTHSPTSSQKSKVTLTNWVRLSNAPLLLSRASAVQWNDYVFVLASDGRALFYHSKHNIWSMLPKSPYTSANLAPALTLYKGRILTTSVNGEMSTFDSQLCQWTVVKDLNLFEGSGPRIIASDNNILYSVVDFKTQVQQEYEQIRRSDNFRQVSYKHTECTVFSYDPSSKWEKICEIGSSPLKSAAVVGGTLFVHAGQDMFKLTQPVQPEVAANPKLEINTILPSAQTTTELNFGMQALAVSHTGINAHNIPRNLPPQGQLQSATACASPTYAGSTLHAIKETLFSFGGRDKDNQPTSDVLRYNPDTDTWESAGYMRSARYNVAVAIVQDTIIDVIVLGGSFGSSEHIMTERAVESDSKTTPIRPPWNNMTSIVEKCTVN is encoded by the coding sequence ATGGATACACACTCTCCAACCTCCTCCCAAAAATCGAAGGTGACTCTGACCAACTGGGTACGCCTGAGCAacgcccccctcctcctaTCAAGAGCATCAGCCGTCCAATGGAATGACTACGTCTTCGTGCTAGCTAGTGACGGTAGAGCACTTTTCTACCACAGCAAACACAATATCTGGTCCATGCTGCCTAAATCACCCTATACAAGTGCCAACCTTGCCCCGGCCTTGACCCTCTATAAGGGCAGAATTCTCACTACGTCTGTGAATGGAGAAATGTCTACATTTGATTCCCAACTGTGCCAGTGGACAGTGGTTAAAGATCTGAATCTGTTTGAGGGTAGTGGACCACGAATCATTGCCAGTGACAACAACATTCTCTACTCTGTTGTCGACTTTAAAACACAAGTGCAGCAAGAGTATGAGCAAATAAGGCGAAGCGATAATTTCAGACAAGTTTCCTATAAACACACTGAGTGCACTGTATTCTCGTATGATCCAAGCTCTAAGTGGGAGAAAATCTGTGAGATTGGATCAAGCCCTCTCAAATCTGCAGCAGTGGTTGGTGGAACCCTGTTTGTTCACGCTGGACAAGATATGTTCAAATTGACTCAGCCAGTACAACCAGAAGTGGCAGCAAATCCAAAACTAGAAATAAATACAATACTACCATCAGCGCAAACAACCACAGAGCTCAACTTTGGTATGCAAGCACTGGCAGTATCTCATACTGGAATAAATGCCCATAATATTCCTAGAAATCTACCCCCCCAGGGACAACTACAGTCCGCGACAGCCTGTGCCAGTCCTACGTACGCTGGATCAACTCTCCATGCCATTAAAGAGACGCTATTCTCTTTCGGAGGGCGGGACAAAGACAACCAACCAACGTCTGACGTGTTACGATATAACCCTGACACTGACACCTGGGAGAGTGCCGGCTACATGAGGAGTGCTCGCTACAATGTTGCTGTGGCAATCGTACAAGATACGATAATAGATGTGATTGTGCTAGGAGGGAGTTTTGGAAGCAGTGAGCACATCATGACGGAGCGAGCAGTAGAAAGTGATTCAAAAACCACCCCAATTCGTCCTCCCTGGAATAACATGACGAGCATTGTAGAAAAATGCACAGTCAACTAA
- the LOC135339588 gene encoding TLC domain-containing protein 3A-like, translating into MLSVWLSIFSLVFHSALYGLSRVLLAKWICRYLLGAEVQFKQEEKRHSQRNGINGIRTDVEHKEPRFVSEGDLAEIAQLIVGLLFAPLASVFGLIVMYQSKGDVISQRSWVLVPFAHFGASYYLLDLYTMFTSYRLRRRLHGLSTTQTVTRFIRGRWSMVVHHLLLLCIGYPLTVNINARGGKGDFVLGAFIAQELSTPLLSIVKILRLVGLDHSLPYRLTGLALLPIFFLARVANIPLIMLLYTAQRHSWDLPSALSTMTPLCHFFNSVLFVLQLYWFLSLLRIAVSSHCRRRSQQKLK; encoded by the exons ATGTTGAGTGTGTGGCTGAGTATCTTTAGTCTTGTCTTCCACAGCGCCTTGTATGGTCTATCTCGAGTGCTCCTGGCTAAATGGATCTGTAGGTATTTGTTGGGAGCTGAAGTTCAGTTCAAACAAGAGGAAAAAAGGCACTCACAAAGAAATGGCATAAATGGTATAAGAACTGATGTCGAGCACAAGGAGCCTAGATTTGTGTCTGAGGGAGACCTAGCTGAGATAGCACAATT GATTGTTGGTCTGCTATTCGCTCCGCTAGCATCTGTGTTTGGCCTGATTGTCATGTACCAATCTAAAGGGGACGTCATCAGCCAACG GTCCTGGGTGTTGGTCCCATTCGCCCACTTTGGAGCCTCGTACTACCTGTTGGACCTCTATACCATGTTCACCTCGTATAGACTCAGGAGACGGCTCCATGGCCTTTCAACCACTCAGACTGTCACTAGGTTCATACGTGGGAGATGGTCAATGGTTGTACACCATCTGTTACTGCTCTGTATAGGCTACCCCCTCACAGTG AATATCAATGCTCGTGGTGGTAAGGGTGACTTTGTGCTGGGAGCTTTCATTGCCCAGGAGCTGAGTACACCTCTACTCTCTATAGTCAAGATCCTCAGACTG gttggCCTGGATCACTCCCTCCCCTATCGGCTAACCGGACTAGCCCTCCTTCCCATATTCTTCCTAGCGCGAGTGGCCAACATCCCCCTCATCATGCTACTCTACACTGCCCAACGCCACAGCTGGGACCTACCCTCTGCACTATCCACCATGACCCCTCTCTGCCATTTCTTCAACAGCGTACTCTTTGTGCTCCAATTATATTGGTTCCTCTCTCTACTCAGAATAGCCGTCAGCTCACACTGCAGGAGAAGATCTCAACAGAAACTGAAATAG
- the LOC135339580 gene encoding uncharacterized protein LOC135339580 produces MPLSMNSLTATIHTISSYTHFYKNHETRAMASLDPPPVTPSKVTLTNWVRLNNAPLLLPRASAVQWNDYVFVLASDGTALLYHAKLKLWSMLPKCPYHLKENVPLVNYEGKILAVSNRSQICAFDAPTSSWKEESGPTVEEIIHMAVNHDTLHVYAWVTKSTGYMFGKQGKAALFTLTTEGWEEHDIYIQRYASKLLLTSKHIFVETANSKGIYCQKFKKTSESEAESDDTPIEPPKEIAPPPYKAFTLHVLKDTLLSFGGHDEDNQPTSDVLRYNPDTDTWESAGYMRSARYNVAVVTVQQDTTTEVYVLGGEFGSTKLKMKPKLYVQTQACTRTHNIMHAFVSTQAQATRKSTQAQQAPADWDCSTSIVEKCTLSD; encoded by the exons ATGCCATTATCAATGAATTCACTCACTGCAACTATACACACGATTAGTAGTTACACCCACTTTTATAAGAATCACGAAACAAGAGCAATG GCTTCACTAGACCCTCCCCCTGTCACACCATCGAAGGTGACTCTGACCAACTGGGTACGCCTGAACAacgcccccctcctcctaCCGAGAGCATCAGCCGTCCAATGGAATGACTACGTCTTCGTGCTAGCTAGTGATGGCACAGCACTTCTCTATCATGCTAAACTAAAGCTATGGTCTATGCTACCAAAATGCCCGTATCATCTGAAGGAAAATGTACCGCTAGTCAACTATGAAGGGAAGATTCTAGCAGTCAGCAATCGTTCACAGATATGTGCTTTTGACGCTCCTACTAGTAGTTGGAAGGAGGAATCTGGACCAACAGTAGAGGAGATTATCCACATGGCTGTCAATCACGATACTCtacatgtgtatgcatgggTCACAAAGTCAACCGGTTACATGTTCGGTAAACAAGGTAAAGCTGCTCTGTTCACACTGACCACTGAAGGATGGGAAGAACACGATATTTACATCCAACGATATGCTTCAAAACTTCTGCTTACATCAAAACACATTTTTGTAGAAACTGCTAATTCAAAAGGCATTTATTGCCAGAAATTCAAAAAGACTTCAGAAAGTGAAGCCGAATCAGACGATACACCAATCGAGCCACCCAAAGAGATAGCTCCTCCCCCCTACAAGGCGTTCACTCTGCACGTGCTGAAAGACACGCTACTTTCGTTCGGAGGGCATGACGAGGACAACCAACCAACCTCTGACGTGTTACGATATAACCCCGACACTGACACCTGGGAGAGTGCCGGCTACATGAGGAGTGCTCGCTACAATGTTGCTGTGGTAACCGTACAACAAGACACAACTACAGAGGTCTACGTGCTAGGAGGAGAATTTGGAAGCACCAAACTGAAAATGAAACCCAAGCTGTATGTACAAACACaagcatgtacacgtacgcATAATATTATGCATGCTTTTGTATCTACACAAGCACAAGCTACACGTAAATCTACACAAGCACAACAAGCACCAGCTGACTGGGACTGCTCCACAAGCATTGTTGAAAAATGCACACTGTCAGAttga
- the LOC135339557 gene encoding coiled-coil domain-containing protein 157-like: MESLKSDLKNVQGVIKDLLSQLSGELPVASWRFPEKLAANLDPLEELQSRDREEEGLGDLKTLLMELLVDRLLFLLQCCVRFSETSQGQKFTSLPLTLGSTVKKFSRKIQHDYASLKKTTEKVLVREEHIAVLEATVSELQSQSPLPHSHSITTVPSHDPMPIEPPSLVPYEALGTMKINRLYSSVAIKPSTKSIIEVKRTPTLTRGCSISTQTTETGFALCVQCAGTHQTLVELADTVINTSSTHKLKSELSTRDWAGLVSVGGLDTREWAGCFTTDLNALSHRASSQECRVEELEGQLVEQREMVLAMEGEIASLTAHVNHLQANVEEVRQVGDKSLASTQRMLGAQLRELRESVGRLETANGVVCEELGVSRKQESLLKARMAEIEARRTEVLRELQAVQSREMRLLSSQQTLERELEVAVGERAKVKEALEENKLQLTKTKIASQTMEKKNKAIFSKQSSLLSRLGQLDEECDDMRGRLWGVEREREALCEELTDIQAQCVGLRAELDTEKEKLSVSVSEGERLRGVCCELETQIKTTMTQLDAERERCRLLMDYPFVKQTRTGYVEHIRSLSTRESQKQISANTVRILLLEEQNSELRERGVAEVRERGTNSAPLLRAPVRMWRDGLLTQVHSEQAMARQAASSKQHSNDDRVVSPMIRPPSSGSLKGRLGHLVTAIADHRSNVDNSL, encoded by the exons ATGGAGAGCCTCAAGTCAGATCTAAAGAATGTACAAGGCGTGATAAAGGATCTCCTGAGCCAGCTAAGTGGAGAACTTCCCGTAGCCTCATGGAGGTTCCCTGAGAAGCTGGCTGCAAATCTGGACCCTCTGGAGGAGCTCCAATCACGTGATCGGGAGGAGGAGGGGCTGGGGGACCTCAAGACATTGCTCATGGAGCTCCTTGTGGACAG ACTTCTGTTTTTGCTCCAATGTTGCGTTCGATTCTCGGAGACGAGTCAGGGTCAAAAGTTCACATCCCTCCCCCTCACGCTGGGATCTACAGTGAAGAAATTTTCTCGCAAAATCCAGCATGACTACGCATCACTCAAAAAAACAACGGAGAAG GTGTTGGTGAGGGAGGAGCACATAGCTGTTCTTGAGGCTACTGTATCAGAGCTGCAGTCCCAGTCACCACTACCTCACAGCCACTCCATCACCACTGTACCCTCTCATGATCCCATGCCAATCGAACCTCCGTCTCTTGTTCCCTACGAGGCTCTGGGTACTATGAAAATTAACCGTCTCTATTCCTCAGTGGCTATTAAACCCTCAACCAAATCTATAATCGAGGTCAAGCGCACTCCGACATTAACTCGAGGCTGCAGTATATCCACACAAACTACAGAAACTGGAtttgcactgtgtgtgcagtgtgcagGCACTCACCAAACATTAGTGGAGCTAGCGGACACTGTGATTAATACATCCTCCACACACAAGCTGAAGAGTGAGCTATCAACCAGAGACTGGGCAGGTCTTGTCAGTGTTGGTGGATTGGACACTAGAGAATGGGCTGGCTGCTTCACAACTGACTTGAATGCGTTGAGTCATCGTGCTAGTTCACAGGAGTGTCGAGTGGAGGAGCTGGAGGGACAGCTGGTAGAGCAGAGGGAGATGGTACTAGCAATGGAGGGGGAGATAGCCTCACTCACAGCTCATGTCAACCACCTACAA GCTAATGTGGAGGAGGTGAGACAGGTGGGTGACAAGTCATTGGCCAGTACCCAGCGAATGTTGGGAGCTCAGTTGAGGGAGTTGAGAGAGAGTGTGGGTCGACTAGAGACTGCTaatggtgtggtgtgtgaggaaCTGGGGGTATCACGGAAACAGGAGTCATTGCTCAAGGCTAGAATGGCAGAAATAG AGGCCAGGAGAACAGAGGTTTTACGAGAGCTCCAAGCTGTGCAGAGCAGAGAGATGAGGCTGCTCTCATCACAACAGACATTGGAGAGGGAGCTGGAGGTGGCCGTGGGAGAGAGGGCAAAGGTCAAGGAGGCCCTTGAGGAGAACAAGCTTCAACTGACTAAAACTAAGATCGCCTCACAGACAATGGAAAAGAAGAACAAG GCCATTTTCTCAAAGCAATCCTCTCTGCTGTCTCGACTGGGCCAATTGGATGAGGAATGTGATGATATGCgagggaggctgtggggggtggagCGTGAGAGGGAGGCACTGTGCGAGGAGCTGACTGACATACAGGCCCAATGTGTGGGCCTCAGGGCAGAACTGGACACTGAGAAG gagaaGCTGTCAGTGTCCGTGAGTGAGGGGGAGCGACTGAGAGGTGTCTGCTGTGAACTGGAGACTCAGATCAAGACCACAATGACACAACTGGACGCAGAGAGGGAGAGATGCAG GCTGCTGATGGACTACCCGTTTGTGAAGCAGACTAGAACTGGTTATGTGGAGCACATCCGTTCCTTGTCAACAAGAGAATCACAGAAGCAGATCTCAGCCAATACTGTGCGGATACTTTTACTAGAGGAGCAGAACTCTGAATTGAGAGAGAGGGGCGTAGCAGAGGTCAGGGAGAGAGGGACCAACTCTGCACcactg TTACGAGCCCCAGTGCGTATGTGGAGGGATGGACTACTAACCCAAGTGCACAGTGAACAGGCCATGGCCAGACAAGCAGCCTCAAGCAAGCAGCACTCTAATGATGATCGAGTCGTCTCCCCCATGATCAGACCACCGTCCTCGGGCTCTCTCAAAGGTCGCTTAGGTCACCTCGTCACAGCCATTGCTGATCATCGCTCCAATGTGGACAATTCATTATAA
- the LOC135339587 gene encoding uncharacterized protein LOC135339587, translating into MWSMLPKCPIEQLEGAPPLTVHKGEVITLSDNKQASFHFHLGDWKTQNNTFQFLEDLNHSSHKTNKIVIASLEGSLYAIVQWTEESDLGYNYSSEKNDIETTQHCDVLQSQGTWKTICRIRKEKPQSFESYESFISRVTTPTAAVVKTPHLESAAIVGTTLYVRTDEQLWKVALAMEEEDKTENRYKAVFGKVKMTKFLPVSHCSKPLHPGSTIHAVKNSLFSFGGRDEDYQPMPDVLRYNPDTDTWESAGYMRSCRYNATVATMSQAENLDVIVIGGSFGGSQYVMKPRLYTETKTDNKQDKAEEKVISEWEDATSIVERCAVE; encoded by the coding sequence ATGTGGTCCATGCTACCAAAATGTCCAATCGAGCAACTGGAGGGAGCTCCACCATTAACAGTACACAAAGGAGAGGTTATCACACTTTCTGATAACAAGCAGGCAAGCTTTCATTTTCACCTCGGGGATTGGAAAACTCAAAATAACACCTTTCAATTTCTGGAAGATTTAAATCACAGTTCTCacaaaaccaacaaaatagtgATAGCCAGTTTAGAAGGATCACTGTATGCAATCGTCCAGTGGACAGAGGAGAGCGATCTTGGCTACAATTATTCTTCGGAGAAAAATGACATTGAAACGACACAGCATTGTGACGTTTTACAAAGCCAAGGAACATGGAAGACAATATGCAGAATAAGAAAAGAAAAACCTCAATCTTTCGAATCTTACGAATCTTTCATATCTAGGGTAACAACTCCCACTGCAGCAGTTGTCAAAACACCTCATCTTGAATCTGCAGCAATTGTCGGAACAACTCTCTACGTACGAACTGATGAGCAACTGTGGAAGGTGGCACTAGCCATGGAAGAAGAAGACAAAACAGAAAATAGATATAAAGCAGTATTTGGCAAAGTTAAAATGACAAAGTTTTTGCCAGTGTCACATTGCTCTAAGCCTCTCCACCCGGGATCAACCATCCATGCCGTCAAGAACAGCTTGTTCTCTTTCGGAGGACGGGACGAGGACTATCAACCAATGCCCGACGTGTTAAGATATAACCCCGACACTGACACCTGGGAGAGTGCCGGCTACATGAGGAGCTGTAGATACAACGCTACCGTGGCAACCATGAGCCAAGCCGAAAATCTGGATGTAATTGTTATAGGAGGAAGCTTTGGGGGTAGTCAGTACGTCATGAAACCAAGGTTATACACCGAGACCAAGACTGACAACAAGCAAGACAAAGCTGAGGAGAAGGTCATCTCAGAATGGGAAGATGCCACCAGTATCGTTGAGAGATGTGCTGTGGAATGA
- the LOC135339583 gene encoding uncharacterized protein LOC135339583 isoform X1 — translation MASLDPADSSTSVPEKKVTLTNWVRLNNAPLLQPRASAVQWNDYVFVLASDGTALLYHTKLKLWSMLPKCPYRMTSNVPLVNYKGEIHAASSYSGMFAFDVATSSWKNLSKPAEGEIISIAVNGNALHAYMYVCIKTKSTQTYPPQTPALFLQTIKEWKKQDLGVNELGSKILLTSKHLFIETNKVIYRQKISNAFEPIEPPKEIAPPPYKAFTLHVLKDTLLSFGGRDEDNQPTSDVLRYNPDTDTWESAGYMRSARYNVAVATVQQDTTTEVYVLGGEFGSTKLKMTPKLHVQTEACTRTHAKSKMTPKLHTSIEPTPTDKTPANWDCSTSIIEKCTLSD, via the exons ATG GCCTCTCTCGACCCAGCGGACAGCAGCACAAGTGTGCCAGAGAAAAAGGTGACTCTGACCAACTGGGTACGCCTGAACAACGCCCCCCTCCTCCAACCGAGAGCATCAGCCGTCCAATGGAATGACTACGTCTTTGTGCTAGCTAGTGACGGTACAGCACTGCTCTATCATACTAAGCTAAAGCTATGGTCTATGCTACCAAAATGCCCGTACAGAATGACAAGTAATGTACCGCTAGTCAACTATAAAGGAGAGATTCATGCAGCCAGCTCTTATTCAGGGATGTTTGCTTTTGACGTCGCTACTAGTAGCTGGAAGAATCTATCCAAGCCAGCAGAAGGGGAGATTATAAGCATTGCAGTCAACGGCAACGcactacatgcatacatgtatgtatgcataaAAACTAAGTCAACGCAAACGTATCCACCACAAACACCTGCTCTGTTCTTGCAGACAATAAAAGAGTGGAAAAAACAAGACCTTGGTGTCAATGAGCTCGGTTCAAAAATCCTACTAACGTCAAAACACCTGTTCATAGAAACTAATAAAGTCATTTATCGCCAGAAAATCAGCAATGCTTTTGAACCAATCGAGCCACCCAAAGAGATAGCTCCTCCCCCCTACAAGGCGTTCACTCTGCATGTACTGAAAGACACGCTACTTTCGTTCGGAGGGCGGGACGAGGACAACCAACCAACATCTGACGTGTTACGATATAACCCCGACACTGACACCTGGGAGAGTGCCGGCTACATGAGGAGTGCTCGCTACAATGTTGCTGTGGCAACCGTACAACAAGACACAACTACGGAGGTCTACGTGCTAGGAGGAGAATTTGGAAGCACCAAACTGAAAATGACAcccaagctacatgtacaaacagaagcatgtacacgtacgcATGCTAAATCTAAAATGACACCCAAGCTGCATACAAGTATTGAGCCAACGCCTACTGATAAAACACCAGCTAACTGGGACTGCTCCACAAGCATAATTGAAAAATGCACACTGTCAGATTGA
- the LOC135339583 gene encoding uncharacterized protein LOC135339583 isoform X2 — translation MASLDPADSSTSVPEKKVTLTNWVRLNNAPLLQPRASAVQWNDYVFVLASDGTALLYHTKLKLWSMLPKCPYRMTSNVPLVNYKGEIHAASSYSGMFAFDVATSSWKNLSKPAEGEIISIAVNGNALHAYMYVCIKTKSTQTYPPQTPALFLQTIKEWKKQDLGVNELGSKILLTSKHLFIETNKVIYRQKISNAFEPIEPPKEIAPPPYKAFTLHVLKDTLLSFGGRDEDNQPTSDVLRYNPDTDTWESAGYMRSARYNVAVATVQQDTTTEVYVLGGEFGSTKLKMTPKLHTSIEPTPTDKTPANWDCSTSIIEKCTLSD, via the exons ATG GCCTCTCTCGACCCAGCGGACAGCAGCACAAGTGTGCCAGAGAAAAAGGTGACTCTGACCAACTGGGTACGCCTGAACAACGCCCCCCTCCTCCAACCGAGAGCATCAGCCGTCCAATGGAATGACTACGTCTTTGTGCTAGCTAGTGACGGTACAGCACTGCTCTATCATACTAAGCTAAAGCTATGGTCTATGCTACCAAAATGCCCGTACAGAATGACAAGTAATGTACCGCTAGTCAACTATAAAGGAGAGATTCATGCAGCCAGCTCTTATTCAGGGATGTTTGCTTTTGACGTCGCTACTAGTAGCTGGAAGAATCTATCCAAGCCAGCAGAAGGGGAGATTATAAGCATTGCAGTCAACGGCAACGcactacatgcatacatgtatgtatgcataaAAACTAAGTCAACGCAAACGTATCCACCACAAACACCTGCTCTGTTCTTGCAGACAATAAAAGAGTGGAAAAAACAAGACCTTGGTGTCAATGAGCTCGGTTCAAAAATCCTACTAACGTCAAAACACCTGTTCATAGAAACTAATAAAGTCATTTATCGCCAGAAAATCAGCAATGCTTTTGAACCAATCGAGCCACCCAAAGAGATAGCTCCTCCCCCCTACAAGGCGTTCACTCTGCATGTACTGAAAGACACGCTACTTTCGTTCGGAGGGCGGGACGAGGACAACCAACCAACATCTGACGTGTTACGATATAACCCCGACACTGACACCTGGGAGAGTGCCGGCTACATGAGGAGTGCTCGCTACAATGTTGCTGTGGCAACCGTACAACAAGACACAACTACGGAGGTCTACGTGCTAGGAGGAGAATTTGGAAGCACCAAACTG AAAATGACACCCAAGCTGCATACAAGTATTGAGCCAACGCCTACTGATAAAACACCAGCTAACTGGGACTGCTCCACAAGCATAATTGAAAAATGCACACTGTCAGATTGA